agtatttttttttgacatcaccTATGTAGTATCTTTTCTTACAAACATTTGAATGTATCgttattttgtaaaatgtttatatataactaacttttataaatatggttggtatataaatatttttttatagtacttacgtttttttttcaattaattatttttactaacTTTAAAAGATAATCATTTAAATGCAAACAAGATTAGCTACGTTACGTTTCCAATTATAATGACtagaaatatatatgaatatttgttttgtgtatgacaattcttttaattttgactATTCACTAATGatggtgaacctaagtatttttcatcaTTAATACCATGTTAATTGATTTTCTTTCAATCTAAATAAGTTGgctatttatttacttttgtaataaattcCAAATNNNNNNNNNNNNNNNNNNNNNNNNNNNNNNNNNNNNNNNNNNNNNNNNNNNNNNNNNNNNTGAACAGCTGGATTTGGCTGCTAAAGTTGCCGAATTCTTGAAGGTTATTTTCCGATAGTATTGTGTTGTTTTCAGTTTAGCTTAAATCTTACCGAATAGGTGCTTTACAGTCTTACATGGAAGTCCTAATAgaaaatgtgtttgtttgtaatatttgatatattaatcATCTTCTCTTTTCGCTAAGTCAGCCTGGGATTACTCTAAAGCATGCCAAAGAAGGAACTGAGAGCTCAACCTTTTGGTTTGCACTTGGTGGAAAACAGAATTTTACCAGCAAGAAGGCTTCCTCTGATACTGTCAGGGATCCTCACTTATTCTCATTTTCGTATAACAGAGGTGAATATTTTATATGTGGTGTTTTACTCATATTTTCACATTTATCTGAGAAGTTGAGCATTTCCAGTATTCTAACTGTatcattctcttttaaaatGTGTCTGCCTGGATCCGCGCAGGAAAGTTTCAGGTGAGATATTGGCGAAATTATACAACTTTTTTTACACGAGATGCTGTTTTGCGNTTAACAGTATGCTCTGCAACAGGTTGAGGAGATTTACAACTTCGCTCAAGATGACCTCTTGACTGAGGATATATATTTACTTGACACCCATGCTGAAGTTTTTGTCTGGGTTGGTCACTGTGTTGAGACCAAGGAAAAGCAAACTGTATTTGAGATTGGCCAAGTAACTATTTCCTTATCAACTTTGCTTCCCGTTTAGCTTCTCTCTTctattttgtacttttattcATTGAGACAGTCTATGGGCAGAAATACATAGATCTTGCTGGATCCTTAGAAGGCTTGTCTCCTAAAGTTCCACTCTACAAAATCAATGAAGGGAACGAACCGTGCTTCTTCACCACTTACTTTTCTTGGGATTCCACTAAAGCTATCGTAAGATTTCTTGCCCTTGGTATATGTTCAGTTTCTATTGTTTCAGTGGCTTGAATGAAAATGTGTCTGTTATCAGTGAATTGCTAGATAGGCACTTGGTGTTGAAGACGGATTTAGCTAAGATAACTCTGATTATTGTACCTCATGGACTTTCCTTTACGTTTACCCTTTTCTATGATATAGGTACAAGGAAACTCATTCCAGAAAAAGGCAGCATTTTTATTTGGCACTCACCACGTTGTGGAGGTACTACACATTTGCAAATTCAGTTTGGTTTGGACAATGGAAAAGACACTCTTACTACTTTCCGGCTACTTGAATTCAtgagatttttcctttttccactGCAGGATAAGTCTAATGGTGGGAACCAGGGACCAAGGCAAAGGGCTGAAGCACTAGCTGCCTTAAATTCTGCTTTTAATTCTTCTAGTAACAGGCCTACCTATTCGGTAAATAACTATACTCTTTACCAATGTTTCTTAGATATAAGTGAAATATCtgatcaatattttattttagttggcgaaaaaaacaaaaaatggctTTGATTTAGTTTACCATAAGTTTACTAGAGTAATGGACACTTCAATGACCCTATTTGTACAAACCAATCTATGACCATTTAGCTGCTAAATCATCCATCTGGATTGAACAAATTTCCAGCCTTCTAGTTCAGTCCCATCCTAAATCCAACCAAATTCAGAGAGTATAATTCTTTACAAATTTCTCAATACAATGACTTACAGATTTGTTTCAGTGTAGACTAAAGCTGCTTGAACACATTAACGGGGTTCATCTTGAGTTCTTCGTTTGTTTTTAGCCGAGCCTTACCCCATTACAAATAAAGCTCTACTTTTGTATGTTTAGCAAGTCCACTTAGACAGTCTTCCACTTTAACTGCAGAGCCAGGACAGATCAAGCGAAAGTCACGACGGCCCAAGACAGAGAGCTGAAGCTTTAGCCGCCTNNNNNNNNNNNNNNNNNNNNNNNNNNNNNNNNNNNNNNNNNNNNNNNNNNNNNNNNNNNNggttggtttgggtttgattctttatattttcttacaGCACAATGAAGTGTCTTTGTAGTGATTGATGATCATATATTGTAATGAACTGTTTTACCCAAGACAGATTTGGTGATTGTGGGTAACATAAATTCTTTGATTTGGATTCTTCCATTGTTGTGACTATTTAAGATCATGTCTAGTTGTACAATCAGATCATCAGATGctttattttcattgttttatgcATGTTTGTGAATTACGAGAGGTTTTGGTTATGATGTCTATTATTCAAGACAGttttgtgatgatgattggtGTATTTTTAATAGTTGTTTTTATTCATCACAAACAATGTGTTTTTACTCATGACAGCATAAacgagagttttttttttacgcaaaaaaaattattagttttggttatttctcaAAAACCAATCCTACccgaaacaaaagaaagtcaTAAATGAACTCACTTGTAAAGTCATCCGATTCGAGCTCTTTAAACGTGAGAACTCAACCATGGATAATAAATAGCTCGTTTATTATCTTTTCTAAACAGGAAAACTGTAAAANaaaaaaaaaaaaaaaaaaaaaaaaaacatgaacttacCAAAAGTggtaaaaaaatcatgaaaaactaGAGCTGCATTTGATTGCATCCATGGAAGCTCTTTCTTAGAGCTCATAAGGAAACTGATAAAGAGACCATTAAGGATATAtcgttgaaattttttatttatttattttgatcaaaattttcattttccgttgattacttatttaatttgttttcttaaataagACATATGGAAAGTATGGGCCTTATGGACcaattcattaattaaaaacaaatgacATCATTCACCAAAGcaacaacataaacaaacatttaaacataaatGTAGGAAAAATCAGCAGTTAACTAGTTGTTGATGTATTGTGTGCTGctgacaaaaatataaataatatgcaaatttaaattcatttatgactcatttcataatttaattgatCAGTTGACACATTTTTCAATCATGTTAATTACACACAATACTAgtacatattttgtttatttcgaTTTGAGACTTGATAAATTGTCGAATTatcatttatcttttatatatttatatatttgaggAGCATACCAAAATATATGTTTGGGTCTCAAGAAAATGAGAATAGACAAACATGCTTGTGGACCAagaacattaatacatatttttttggtcaaaaaaagcattaatacatatatggtaaaaaaagaaggtgtttttgaaaaagggtaGTACTTTTTAACAATTTCATGCTGAGAGGCATGTATTTAACAATGTGTCAGTCAATGAACGAATGCCTAAGTAGTAAAATAAGAGGCATACGGATGAATCTGAGTTGCCATTTTCTTAGTCATTCCATATtttccaaataataaaaacttgtTAAGTCCAAAGCGAGCAAACAGAAATAACGTTAGTTTCGATGATCTCCTCCGATACCTCAATGCTACAACATATGATGACAtgcaaatttcaaaatttatatttatggaaataatTATCAGCATAGTGTTATTTTGCTTctcataatttatattaattttgagtaaaaaatcTGGTGACTGATAATCTGATCATAAACCGTTGCAACAAGTGATTGGAGGTTTTGAGGCCAAGGATCTTTCCGTTGTAGCCATTTAAGGTGGTACAACGAGCCAGCCGGCCAATAAAGAGTGGGGACACTCAAGAAATAGAAAGGAACGCTTCAAGAAGGAAAtgttttatttaagaaaatgcTTTTTGATTTAATGTGGATATAAATTAATCGAAGAGCTTTCAGCTACAAAAGATCTTCTAATTTAGCCTCATAAGGAATTCGATGTCATTTAACCTTTCTCTACGTTCGGTCTATTATACGTGGGATCTACATACATACTTCACGAACAAAACGTTTCTTATTCCTTTTAATACTAAGTTTCCTCCATTATTTTTTCTACCCAAAAGAAAACCTCGTTTCATCGAccaactgaaaaagaaaaaaaaaattatgaacatGAATCTTGCTGATCCATCTAATTTTAcgtttgttctattttttattaagcTAGTCCTCCTTCTCGCCATACGTTTCTTCAGGTCAACAAAACAGAAAGGCCAGCTTCGCCCGGGTCCACGGGGATGGCCTGTCATCGGAAACTTGGTCCACATCAGCCTAAACCGGCATACTTCCTGGTGGCTCCACCGTGTCATGGAAAACATGAAAACGGAGATAGCTTGCTTCCGTTTCGCACGTGTCCACGTCATCACCGTAACCTCAAGCGAGATTGCTCGAGAAGTGGTTAGAGACAGGGACGAGGCTTTTGCTGACCGTGTGGAGTCGTACTCGAGCAATCTCATAAGCGAAGGCTATAAGGACgtggttttttctttctacGGGGAGAGATGGAAGctgatgaagaaaatgatggTGGCCAAACTAATGTCTCCGAAAATGTTGAACAATTCCCTTAGTGATAGAACCCTCGAAGCCGATAACATCGTCGCTTATGTTTTTAACTTATGCCAATTAGGGTCAACATATACTAAAGTCAACGTGAGAGACATCACGGGTATTTATTGCCATGCcgtaatgatgataatgatctTTGGTCGGAGGCATTTTGAAGAAGTAGTGACCGAGAGCGGTAATGGTCTCGGTCTCGGGCGGGAAGAGAAAGAACACATGGACGCAATATATAAATCTCTTGATTCTTTTTTCAGCTTTAACGTAACGGACTACATCCCTTGTCTTCGAGGATGGAACCTAAATGGAAAGGAGGCTGAAGTTAGAGAAGCGGTTGATATAATCAACAAGTGCAACGACCCCATCATCCACGAGAGAATGCAATTGTGGAGGGAGAGAGGTGGAAAAGAAACGGAAGAAGATTGGCTCGATATCTTAATCACGCTAAAAGATGACCAAGGAATGTCCTTATTCACATTTGATGAGATTAGAGCTCAATGCAAGGTTAGTGATGTTCACACTATCCTTACAAATAAAATGTGGCTTTAATTAAATGTCCAAGAataattgcaaaataaaaataaaaaaaatcaagtaataACCAAAATCGTGATGcatttttttgctatatatagGATATCAATGTTGCAGCAATCGATAATACGATGAATAACGTAGAGTGGACGATAGCAGAGATGTTGAATCATCCAGAGATTCTTGAGAAAGCCACAAATGAATTGGACACGGTAGTTGGCAAAGACAGACTTGTGCAAGAATCAGACATATCACAACTCAACTACATCAAAGCTTGTAGCAGAGAATCTTTCCGGCTTCACCCAGTTAGTCCGTTCATGCCCCCTCACAGAGCTCGAGAAGATACTACCCTGGCGGGTTATTTTGTCCCCAAAGGTATATACAACTCATGCATGCATGTAGATGTAGTAGgtaggggaaaaaaaaactatattgaACCAAACCATATTTGATCAATTCGAACTCGAACCAAATTCGAAATATGTTAAAAGtataatacaattaaataaaataagttagCAAACTGCACAAATGAGAGTGCGGGACCACCAGCCAGGGTGGAAGATTCGAGATCGAGcgtatttcttaaaattttatgttaaaatatcaaaactgtTTAGATTTATCTTCCTATGGCCGCTACCTTAAGAGGACCATTTAACGCATGGGTCAGGCATATATGTTCATGAGTAATGAGTTCACAACCACGCATTCAAAATCTTAGGCGGCAATGCTTGGGCTTTACAAACTATGTGGTATTTATTTGATTGCAATGATAGGTAGCCATATTCTTGTGAGTCGTCTAGGGCTTGGCCAGAACCCTAAGATATGGGACGAACCAGACGTGTTCAAGCCAGAACGACACCTCGATGGACATGGTGGGAACTCAATTAACGTGAGTTTAATGGAACCGGATATGCGGCTCGTGACATTCGGCACCGGTCGGCGTGGCTGCATAGGCTCTAAGATTGGGACATCTATGACCATCATGTTACTAGCCAGGCTTCTCCAAGGGTTCGAATGGAGCCACCTTCCTGGTACTAGTAAGGTTGATCTCTTTCCTGCTGATCCTAATTCGTTCACCGCTAAGTCTCTAGTCGCATCTGTTAAACCTAGGTTGGCTCAACGTATGTACCCAAAAGTGCAAAGAAAGTGAGAATATTTTGATGATGAatcattgtaaatttaaattattacataTGCCATTAATTACAAAGAGCAATAAGAGAAAATTGAGAAAGCTTTAAACTTCTATCTAAAAGGGAGCTAGGAAATCTCATCTAAATCCATAGAAAAGCTGGCTACTCCAACTGTTTTTTTAACCATattctttgggttttttttggatTCCGCATGtaattgtaataattttatttggttcttaGACTAAACCAAACAACACATTTAAGAATACTAACATTTGGGAATTCATCAAGTCATACAAACTAGATACCTCAAATCATTAAATATGGATGGtagaataattttattttatttttggaaacaaacgCATACCTCAAATTTAAGTTGAATTAattcataattgttttttttgttcggaTTTGGATTACACAGCTCTTCTGTATGGTGTAACTAAGCAAAGTACACAACCACACAACAGTACTACTATACGTACACTCTcatttatgtgtatatataataaccaaaaaaatgtccCTTTCTTTACCAAATATAATAGTTATAACTAATATACGTACAACAAGTGATGCTTAATTTAAtgattaaataaactaaaaacctaagagaaagagaagaatgagCGTTTGGCAGGAGGGCGTCCGACAGCTCTCATGAGATTAGCAACTTCAACTACTTTTGCAACATCTGTCCCTCTCTTTGCCTCTGCCGTCGCTCTTCTCTCCTCTGCTTTCCTCTGTGCTTTGGCCACATTGTTTTGCGTTTTCTCCATCGCTTTCGCTTTTCTTTCCTCTAGCTTCCTCTGCATGCATCGATCCCAAATTGTTAGCTAAACTTATACATACATGTCTCTGTGTATACATTATTAATCCGAAATGAATTCACCATTTAGACTATCACTTAACCCGccttttattaaatatttttcactaTATCATCAATCCCggaaaattacatataattcCACAATGTTTGTTGAACTAAGAATTACATGTGACAATGATGATGCCACGAtcctatatataaaacattaattagaagCTAGAATGTGAGATATATATTACTATCTCTCACCTAATTTACATTACTACAAATTATGCCACCACAACGCACCTAAAATGgtttacaaaaattttaaatgagacGATTATGAGAAgttaatttaaaccaaaaaaaaaattacctcgATTTTTTTCATCCAAGAATTGGCCTTGTTGACTTGTTCATTAACCCAACCGTTAATAACGGCGTCTTCTCTCTTAAACCTGTTATTGATCTTAGCCAGTTTTGCCGTCTGCCACGCCGTTATCTTCGCTTCCACCTCTTCCCTCTTCACCCTTTGCACCGTCGTCGTCCCTACCCGACCTTGACTTTCACCCAGACCCAACAACCTATTCTCACTTCCAGGATCCAAACCCGGACTCGGATACTGGTCCGGCACAATTGCCAAAGGATTCGTCTCCACTTCATGATCCCTCTCCTCGTGAATCCTCATCAAGTTCAAGTCatgttgtctctcttcttcacgTNTCCTCTGCATGCATCGATCCCAAATTGTTAGCTAAACTTATACATACATGTCTCTGTGTATACATTATTAATCCGAAATGAATTCACCATTTAGACTATCACTTAACCCGccttttattaaatatttttcactaTATCATCAATCCCggaaaattacatataattcCACAATGTTTGTTGAACTAAGAATTACATGTGACAATGATGATGCCACGAtcctatatataaaacattaattagaagCTAGAATGTGAGATATATATTACTATCTCTCACCTAATTTACATTACTACAAATTATGCCACCACAACGCACCTAAAATGgtttacaaaaattttaaatgagacGATTATGAGAAgttaatttaaaccaaaaaaaaaattacctcgATTTTTTTCATCCAAGAATTGGCCTTGTTGACTTGTTCATTAACCCAACCGTTAATAACGGCGTCTTCTCTCTTAAACCTGTTATTGATCTTAGCCAGTTTTGCCGTCTGCCACGCCGTTATCTTCGCTTCCACCTCTTCCCTCTTCACCCTTTGCACCGTCGTCGTCCCTACCCGACCTTGACTTTCACCCAGACCCAACAACCTATTCTCACTTCCAGGATCCAAACCCGGACTCGGATACTGGTCCGGCACAATTGCCAAAGGATTCGTCTCCACTTCATGATCCCTCTCCTCGTGAATCCTCATCAAGTTCAAGTCatgttgtctctcttcttcacgTTGCGTGACGTTACGAGCCGTTGGTTCGTTGTTTTCCATAGAGGAGCCAGCGATGACTAGAGCGTTGAACTCTCTGCTTATAGTCGTGAAGTTCTCGCCAGAAGAAGCTCCTTCGCTCATGGTCGTTGTTGACCTTGGCGGAGAAAAATAGCCTCGGAAAGCAGGCGGTGGAGGCAACGTCGTCGTCATCGTCCGGGAGTTATCTTCCGGCGTCGGAGTTAGCGCGTGGATGTCTCTCACGACAGTCTCCGTCGTCTCAACCCGGTGGTTACTTGTGGCGTCCGCTGACCTTTCTTGACCGTAAAGAGTCATCATAAtctgagaattagggtttatgaattatgatcgtcaaagaagaagaagatgatcatggCCTGATCTGATCAaagtaatattatattttctgacCTCGGCAAGCTTAAAATGGTTTTGAT
The Camelina sativa cultivar DH55 chromosome 6, Cs, whole genome shotgun sequence genome window above contains:
- the LOC104793102 gene encoding dihomomethionine N-hydroxylase-like, translating into MNMNLADPSNFTFVLFFIKLVLLLAIRFFRSTKQKGQLRPGPRGWPVIGNLVHISLNRHTSWWLHRVMENMKTEIACFRFARVHVITVTSSEIAREVVRDRDEAFADRVESYSSNLISEGYKDVVFSFYGERWKLMKKMMVAKLMSPKMLNNSLSDRTLEADNIVAYVFNLCQLGSTYTKVNVRDITGIYCHAVMMIMIFGRRHFEEVVTESGNGLGLGREEKEHMDAIYKSLDSFFSFNVTDYIPCLRGWNLNGKEAEVREAVDIINKCNDPIIHERMQLWRERGGKETEEDWLDILITLKDDQGMSLFTFDEIRAQCKDINVAAIDNTMNNVEWTIAEMLNHPEILEKATNELDTVVGKDRLVQESDISQLNYIKACSRESFRLHPVSPFMPPHRAREDTTLAGYFVPKGSHILVSRLGLGQNPKIWDEPDVFKPERHLDGHGGNSINVSLMEPDMRLVTFGTGRRGCIGSKIGTSMTIMLLARLLQGFEWSHLPGTSKVDLFPADPNSFTAKSLVASVKPRLAQRMYPKVQRK
- the LOC104793103 gene encoding remorin-like isoform X1: MMTLYGQERSADATSNHRVETTETVVRDIHALTPTPEDNSRTMTTTLPPPPAFRGYFSPPRSTTTMSEGASSGENFTTISREFNALVIAGSSMENNEPTARNVTQREEERQHDLNLMRIHEERDHEVETNPLAIVPDQYPSPGLDPGSENRLLGLGESQGRVGTTTVQRVKREEVEAKITAWQTAKLAKINNRFKREDAVINGWVNEQVNKANSWMKKIERKLEERKAKAMEKTQNNVAKAQRKAEERRATAEAKRGTDVAKVVEVANLMRAVGRPPAKRSFFSFS
- the LOC104793103 gene encoding uncharacterized protein LOC104793103 isoform X2: MMTLYGQERSADATSNHRVETTETVVRDIHALTPTPEDNSRTMTTTLPPPPAFRGYFSPPRSTTTMSEGASSGENFTTISREFNALVIAGSSMENNEPTARNVTQREEERQHDLNLMRIHEERDHEVETNPLAIVPDQYPSPGLDPGSENRLLGLGESQGRVGTTTVQRVKREEVEAKITAWQTAKLAKINNRFKREDAVINGWVNEQVNKANSWMKKIEVRCGGIICSNVN